TCAGATCCCTTCTCCTGGAACATCTTGAATGCACGATAGTTCAGCTTAGCAATCTCACCAGCATCAAACATCATACCCCACTCACGGTCGAAAGTAGCCTTACGGTCAACGCTATTACTCTCAACACCGGCATAGAGGTTCACGATGTGTGTATCATTGAATACATCGTTGTAAGCAGCAGAAAGACGGGTGTCCCAACCAAAGAAGTGGTTACCTGTTCTGTCAAGAATACCGCCCTCTTTGAGGATTGACTCTGGAAGAGCAAATGGGTTGTCAGGATCAGTATAAAGATAAGGATTGGCATCGCGGATAGTTGTTGTACCCATTGCACGATAAGCCAAAGCCTGATTAGAGTTTTCACGAACGACATGTTCCATCGTTGAAGCAGCACTCTTAACAGCTACCAAAGCAGTAAGCTTCAACTTTGTTATTGGCTTATAGTCAATACTTGTCTGTATACGGAAGTCGTGTACATTCAAGTCCATGTAGTTATTGTTCAACTCATTGAAGATGTTGAACGGAGCATAGTTACGTGTATATGACTCGGTTGGGTCGAGTGTACGTGAAGTATTCAAAGAATAAGAGTAAGGGTTGATATCGAAAGCACGACTAACAGCACCAGTTGATGGGTCAATCGTACGACTCAATGAACCTGGAGCTCTCTGCTTACGATAAGAAGCATTAGCGATAAGGTTCAAACCGACCTTCTTATTAATATTGTAAGTCGTATTGATGTTACCAGTGTAACGCTGAACACGGCTTGACTTATACCATCCTGGATCGTACATTGCAGAGAGAGAAGCATAGTACTGACCCTTATCTGTACCACCAGAAGCACTCACAGAGTGGTTGTGCATGATTGAACTTGAGAAAAGCTGGTCGAACCAGTCAGTATTGCGATACTCAGCAGCACGCAGATAAGCATCACGCGCTTTCTGTGTATTCTCAAGACCGAACTGTCCCTTAGTAGCGTCATACTCAGAGATGAGCTGATACATACGACCATAAACACCACTTGTAGAGGCGTTAGCAATCTCAGCATAATTCAAATAGCCCTTCTTCTCCAACTCACGATAAACCTCCATCTGGTCCTGTGAGTTCATGATATTAAAGTTCTTATAGCTTGGCTTCAAACGGAGGGTGTACTCACCAGTATAGCTCAAATGGCTCTGACCAGCCTTACCCTTCTTTGTAGTTACAACAATCACACCTGCCATAGCACGAGCACCATAGATAGATGTAGCAGAACCGTCCTTCAGAATCTGGAAACTTTCAATGTCATCAGCATTCAATCCTGCAATAGCAGAAGAAATCAAAGTCTTTGCATCACCTGATGACAACGAACTTGCATCAACATTGGCAATGTCTTCCATGATGACACCATCCACAACCCACAAAGGTTTTGATGAACCGAAGATTGACGTGTTACCACGAACACGAATCTTAGGAGCAGTACCGAACGTACCTGATACGTTCTGAACGCTCACACCAGCAGCACGACCTTCGAGTGAACGGCTCACGTCCGCCATACCATCGAGCTTAGCTTTTGAAGCATCAATCTTGGTAGCAGCACCAGAGAAGAGGCGTTTGTCTTGCTGGGTCATACCCGTTACGACGACCTCAGTAAGCTGATGATTGTCATTAGAGAGGACAACCTTCATGCCATCTTTTGCTGTTACGGTCTGAGTGACCATACCAATGTAACTGACTACGAGTTTCTTTCCTGCAGGAACGTCGATAGTGAAGTGACCATCAATATCGGTAACTGTACCCGTCGTAGTACCTTGTACCATGACAGATGCTCCGATAACGGCTTCTCCATCGTCCTGAGAAACTACGGTTCCGTTAATCTTTGCCTGACCAAACGCTGTTCCTAATGACAGGATAAGACCAAACAAAAAGAGAGTAATTCTTTTCTCCATAGATCTCTTTTGATTATTAAAATATTATTGTGTAACTGTTTCGCTAAACTTTACGATTTTGTTCCTTTCTGAAACATTTTATTAGAGATGAGTCTTAAACCTAAATATATTGCTGCT
The nucleotide sequence above comes from Prevotella melaninogenica ATCC 25845. Encoded proteins:
- a CDS encoding SusC/RagA family TonB-linked outer membrane protein; its protein translation is MEKRITLFLFGLILSLGTAFGQAKINGTVVSQDDGEAVIGASVMVQGTTTGTVTDIDGHFTIDVPAGKKLVVSYIGMVTQTVTAKDGMKVVLSNDNHQLTEVVVTGMTQQDKRLFSGAATKIDASKAKLDGMADVSRSLEGRAAGVSVQNVSGTFGTAPKIRVRGNTSIFGSSKPLWVVDGVIMEDIANVDASSLSSGDAKTLISSAIAGLNADDIESFQILKDGSATSIYGARAMAGVIVVTTKKGKAGQSHLSYTGEYTLRLKPSYKNFNIMNSQDQMEVYRELEKKGYLNYAEIANASTSGVYGRMYQLISEYDATKGQFGLENTQKARDAYLRAAEYRNTDWFDQLFSSSIMHNHSVSASGGTDKGQYYASLSAMYDPGWYKSSRVQRYTGNINTTYNINKKVGLNLIANASYRKQRAPGSLSRTIDPSTGAVSRAFDINPYSYSLNTSRTLDPTESYTRNYAPFNIFNELNNNYMDLNVHDFRIQTSIDYKPITKLKLTALVAVKSAASTMEHVVRENSNQALAYRAMGTTTIRDANPYLYTDPDNPFALPESILKEGGILDRTGNHFFGWDTRLSAAYNDVFNDTHIVNLYAGVESNSVDRKATFDREWGMMFDAGEIAKLNYRAFKMFQEKGSDYYGLSNTHIRSLAYFGTGTYSYKGRYQMTGTFRYEGTNYLGKATSARWLPTYNVSGAWNAHEEEWFNKVFKQALTHATFRLSYSLTGDRPPVTNSLPIFTATVPWRPFTSIQETGYDEQFGNKNLTYEKKREFNLGFDFGFLDNRINLTTDFYWRRNSDLIGYVNHPQLGSYNLANVASMKSNGMELSLNTHNIKTKDFSWESNFIFSWTHNEITSLFTHARVIDLVQGTGYSLVGYPVNSIFSIPFAGLDGEGLPTFMNEDGRRTISGLNLQERDQEKIKYLKFEGPADPTTTGSFGNVFRYKNWDLNVFVTYSFGNKVRLNHIFSNRYDDMDALPKEFRNRWTYSGDETLTTIPVIASRRQNRNNSQLDVAYNAYNYSDVRIAKGDFIRMKEISLGYTFPAAMIRTIGVSSLALKLQATNLFLFYSDKKLNGQDPEFFNTGGVAAPVPKQFTMTLRLGL